The genomic DNA TCCATACAAGGATCTTCCACCGTTCAGTTGTCTGGCCAAAGACAATATATGATCTCTTCTTCGAGCAACCCCTCTTCTGCTTGGTCTATTGACATTTGAGGTTCAAACTCAATCAAGGAGAACGAGATCGGAGAGTTGATGTCCCTGCAGATCCTTCTGCTTCTACTTATGACAGAATGTAACACCTGGTCCTGGGCGCCGAGAAACCCGAAATCCAAGGAGTTAAAAAAGACATAAATTATCCATACAAATCaataaatccataaaaaaaaaatctgcaaGCAACAATACATGATTTTCTACaataatttgataaaataaagAAGCAGAGAGCATAATGCCTTAGATTTTGCTTCAATAGATACTCATAGTCCCGTGTATCTGGCAAAGGATTAGACATTGCTGTGAAACTGGAGGTCTGGAAAAACTTGTCATTCTGTTTTTGCTATGCAATGGCGGGGAGTTTGTTAATGATTACATCAAGATTCTGTCTCTAACCGAAGTCCAACAGATGCGCGAGGAAGGCATCCCTCCCTTGTCCTCTCCCTGAGCCAGAGGCACTCGAAAATCCGCAAGACCTGTGATGACTATGTGAGCCAGCAAGAGCTGACGAACTCGAGCAGTGGGATTGCTTCCATAGGGTCTATTTGTAAAAGATACCCACTGAGCTTACACAGACTTGAGGCCATTTGCAACTCAAAAATTTAAGCTGATAGGTTACTAGACCCAATCATTATATaaacttgtggtttctttcttaaattttatatgtgggacaacatatctcaacacccgccctcacgtgacaacgtgtgaTCCGACAAGTGCCACGTGCCTTAAATACTTGCCCTTAACATCGGACCAACATCCATACATCTTCTTCCGTGTTTGGGCAAGGGGGGACAAATACCAAACTAGCCTCGAactccacactcgggcctgcctaactagaggtgcatTTTTATCTATCTCAGAACTGGACCGGGCCACTCTCGGGCCTGATTAACATGAGGTGCACTCCTGGCTGCCTCGAAATTGAATCCGACATGGTCTGAGCCCACACGAGGGCGCGGAAACATAATCCGCTCCGATACCATGTGGAAAAATACCCACTGAGCCTGTACAGACTTGAGCCcgtctgcaacccaaaagcttaagctgataggttgctAAATCCAAGCTTATATACcattgtggtttctttcttaaattttctatGTGGgataacatatctcaacactcTTGACTACTGAAGCCGACTTCTCCCCGATAATTGAAGACGTGCTTTGTATGCATGCCTATGTCTCgactagttttttttttttttaaggttaAGTCGGGTTGTTAATCCGCTGTGACTGCCCCAACTAAGGGAACTTAACCGCCACGGAATGTTCTTTTCGCCATGGCTCACTGAGACTTTAGCCCAATTTGGTCACCACAGCCTTACCAACacactagtgaattaagtcCAAGGCCCACTGGATCAAGCATTATGGGTTGGCCACCGCCGTCCCATAATACACCCACATAGTGGCGAGCTCTACGTCCTTAGTGAGGTTCGAATTCGTGATGTTTTCAAGTGGAGCTTTTGATCCTTAACCACTAGACCACTGTGCTGGTGGTTATGTCTTGACTAGTTAAATTACATAAATGCGGACAGTTAGGGGTCTATTATTACATTGTGAGTTGTTTCATATGTGTCTCTCTTATGGCGACTGTCTATGTCCAAAGGTTTGATCTGCCGCTTTGAGAACAAACAATATCCTCAATTAAGTGGAATTTAGGAATTGTTTGGACATAGCCATTAGCTCTCATTTTTGGTTTTCCTACCTGAAAGAATCTGTCATTACTGAAAGGTCCATGTTTTCTCTCATAAATATGGGAAAGGCGAGCTCCTCCCCACCTGGCGATGCGACCAGGCCTCGAGAATCGTCGGCACAATCTCGGGAATGTTGGTTGACATGATCCACTGACCACGTAAGCTTAAGGCCCcgtttgatttgtaagtttgattttaaaatcatgattttgattttaactcaacccactacacaacaaaaatacacgtttcccaaatcaaatttataatcccatctcatttgtctttttccacaattaaaatcaaaatcaaaatcaaacttactttaattctaaaatcaaacgcacccTAAAGGCTCCTGAACTACCTAATCACGAAACCAGCAATTCATCCTGTGCACAGTACAaaaatctcatctcatctaCACAAAAGTTAGTTCTAGTAGACTAAGTTCATGGCTGATGTGGTACACTAAGTTCACCTAATAATTTCTCTACTAGACGGGTCAAGAATCGGGTCCCACATTGGTGGATATGCATCGAGTCCAAGCATGCAAGTTACCTGTCTTGGTACTTCCAGGCTTTCACATTCACTTTTGGTCAATTTCATTAAAGAAGTTCCCAGGTGCAAAACGTGGGTTaggatattatatatttccGGGTGGGTACAGTTCATGTATGTATTGTCCCCTACATATCAATTCCTTAAACAAAAGTTTTCTTTCAAGAGCGAAGAACCTTCCAAAACTAAACGACGGTGGACACAGGTCCCTACCATCGCATGCTCCACCAAGATTTAAAAACTATGTCTCCTGATGGATACCGACCActttatcttattttatgTTCTCCCCGGACAAATGGGGAGCCGGACTTACAACCTCAAGGACTATAACCACTTTATCttgttttatattatttttgctgatttaattaatcgactCTGTTAAGATAAGCTGGAATATCTGATGTGAAACTGCTGCAGCATTTTCTCCGGGGTGTGTGGGCTCTGACTAGACAGCTCAAATAACTCTCTTTCTCTGCACTTTCCAGGCAGCAAGGGCACATCGCTCCCATTCCAGGAATCCATAAAAGGATCTTCCACCGTTCAGTTGTCTGGCCAAAGACAATATATGATCTCTTCTTCGAGCAACCACTCTTCTTCTTGGTCTATTGACATTTGAGGTTCAAACTCATCAGGGAGATTTGGAGATGGCAGAGTTGATGTCCCCGCAGATCCTTCTGCTTCTGCTCATGTGTTCGTTGCAGTTGGAGTTCCCAGCAGTTGAAGCTGCAGGTTTCCCAAATACAACTCTAGCAAGGCACAACTGTACGCCCACCTGTGGCACCGTCACCATCCCGTTTCCCTTCGGCATTGGACCTGGTTGCTTCCTCGACGACTGGTATGAGATCTCATGCGAAGTCAACAACACAGTCCCTCGGCTGAAGAAGCTGGACCTGCAGGTTCTCAACATCTCCCTCAACGAGCAAAAATTTTTTAACACCGATAGTGTCATCACGGTCGATTACCCGATAATCCATTCAAAGTCAAGTTGCAAGCGGAATGATACTCGTGATCCCGTGTCCCTCCAAGGGAGCCCGTTTACCTTCTCCTCCAGCAGCAACAAGTTCCTTGCAGTGGGATGCAACAGTGTTGCCATAATGGAGACAGATGCCAACTCTTCATTTGTAGGCTGCAAGACTCATTGCGCTGGAGCTAATTATACCGGCATGGTCAGTGCTTGTGATGGCTTTGGCTGCTGTCAATCGATGATCCCAAGCGACCTCCAAGGATTTCACGTCGATCTCCGACCTGAGAATAGTACTATTCTAGCAAGTAGTGGAGATCAAGACTGCCAGTACGGATTTCTCGCTTCTAATGATTGGTTCCAGCCCAACAAGACGGATGTATACGCCTTGCGAGATGGAGATTATGGTCCAGTGGTTCTGAACTGGGGAATACTGGATTCCAGCCTCCCCAAGTCTCTTGGACTTCAGCTCGACTGGACAGTGCTTTCTGGTGATGAGCCTGCAGAATGTCGAACAACAAGCTATGTCAATAAGAGCACAGCCCCTCTTATTAGGTGTTCCTGCAATGATGGGTTTATTGGTAACCCTTACCTTCGCGATGGATGCCTAGGTATGGTTATCTTAGTCTCTTCGAGTATTCAAAATCTCTTATAGAGCCCTCTGACCTTCCTGATACTGGAACATCTGCCAACTCTCAATGGCTAAAGAATGCGAGTTATAGCGATAATTTGTGATTACTGAGCTTCTAAACTTAATTatgatttactttcctttcaGATGTCAACGAGTGTGAACTTCCAGAATGGCAACTCCCAGACTGGCAAACGAGCTGTTATCCACAAAAGTGTGTGAATATCCCAGGAAACTACGAATGCTCGAATGGTAAAAGAACTGTGACGTCCCTTATAATAGGTAAGACTTTGTTAATCCATCAGCTTGGATTCATAACCATTAGGGTGATGGTCTAGTGGTTTTAAGCTCACTCTCATGTGGTTTGGAGATCCTTAGCTCTTGAGTTCGAATCTCCCGAGGGACATATGCTAGGGTGGGCTCTTTGTTTTGGGCCTAGGGTCATCTCTGACTTTTGTGAACTATACCAGGCCCCTGATAGTGCTAAACTGACAGGGCTAGTGGTTGGGATGGTTGTTCAGTTTGACTGATATGTTCGCGGTTAAACACGAAAGCTCGAATATTGCGTACCGAGGGGCAAGAATGTTGCCATTACTGCTGCCTACCAttttatttagcaaaaaaacaACTCGGATTCATATCAACCACCAAATGTCGTCATGCTCATAACATCAAATTTATAACAGATATGATAAGGtagaatttatatatttgttattaCTATGTTTTAAtgatttataaataattttcttttagaaatatagttaattttattgttaaatatttattttttcatgaaataCTTTATACAAAAATTGTTGAACTTTTTCGcgattaataatattttatttaattttctattttttttggcttggCGTGTagatacatatttatataaatctatatgcatatataaattacataTTTGTTACTCATGCAATACGATGTTGCTGATGCGATAAATACATCCCACTATCCCCTGTGCAGGCCTTTCGTCTAGCTCTGGATCGCTCGTCTTGATCTTCCTAGCATGGTGGATGTACAAACTGAttaagaagagaagagaggccAAGCTCAAGGAGAAGTTCTTCAAACGGAATGGAGGCATGATATTGCAACAACAACTAACGTCACCTGATGGGAACGTCGAGAAAAGCAAATTGTTCAATTCCAAGGAGTTAGAGAAAGCCACCGACTACTTCAACAAGGACAGGATTTTGGGGAAAGGTGGCCAAGGTACTGTTTATAAGGGGATGTTAACGGATGGGAGGATTGTTGCAGTTAAGAAGTCTATAtcaattgatgaaaaaaatatagaacCTTTCATCAATGAAGTAGTCATTCTCTCACAAATCAATCACAGAAATATCGTCAAGCTCTTGGGGTGCTGCTTGGAGAGTGAATTTCCACTTCTAGTGTATGAGTTCATTCCAAATGGGACTCTTTACGAGTACCTCCACGACCCAGAGTTTCCTGTTTCGTGGGAGGCACGCCTACGAATCGCCACTGAAGTTGCAAGTGGACTCTTTTACTTGCACTCATCCGCTTCCATTCCGATTTACCACCGTGACATCAAGTCTTCAAATATATTGCTAGATGAGAAGCATCGAGCAAAGATAGCCGACTTTGGAACTTCAAGATCAGGTTCCTTGGATCAGACTCACGTGACCACAGTGGTGCAGGGCACCTTTGGGTACTTGGATCCGGAATACTTCCGGTCGGGCCAATTTACGGAAAAAAGTGATGTGTACAGTTTTGGGATCGTCCTTGTTGAGCTCCTAACTGGGCAAAAGCCAACCGCTTCACTTCTAGGAGAGAACTGTATAGGTTTGGCATCCTCTTTCGTTACTGCAATGGAGGAGGATCGCTTGTTTGAGATACTCGATCCTCCAGTTCGAAGGGAAGGTGGTGAAGCAGAGATCATAGTGGTGGCTAACCTGGCAAAACGATGCTTAAACCTGAAAGGCAGGAAACGGCCCTCGATGAAAGATATAGTTATTGAGTTGGAGGCGATAAGAAACCGGTCACAACCAGTTTCTAGCCTCGCACAACACCAGGAAAAGGCCAATCATGCCAACCCCGACGAACTCGAAGGTGATGATGCTCTTTCGATCTCCAGAGGATCTGAGGCGGATGTGGGCTCTGTTCAGTTATCCGATGGTCACCCATTCTTATCTAGTGACACATGGTGATAAAGTTCAAAGTTACTTTGAGTCTGTAATCCTTGGTTGTATTTGCACCGTGGGATGGTTCTGTTGTCTACCACTATTATCCTCCATGCGATGTATACTGCATTTGTTTATCTAATTTTCCCATATCACTCTCATCCTCTTACTCCAGTTACCATTTCTGGGCAATAGGGCCCCTCTGCAAGTGATCTTCCCCTCTGCAACaataactaaaataaatttgacAGTTCACAGACTAGGATTAATGTGGCAGAGAAAGACCAGAGGTAACCTCTGTTGGgctatccctccaatttggaggaagttgggctcaaattgtattgggcttttatcgggccttAATAAGCCCAAGACTCATTTTAGTTAGGGTTTATATTTGTTAGgcggcatatatatatatatatatatatatatatatatagcagcaGCGGCAGAAAAGAATATAGGAGAAGGCTGTAGAAGAAAGAAGTGGCAGACAGCAGAAAAGGGGCAGCCGCAAGCAGACAGCAGACAGCAGAACAGAGGAAGAGCAGAGGAGAATTCTGCTTAACAgtggcagcgcgcagctggagatcaaacctcgatcgggacgtcaaacgaactccgattgggacgaaattttgacaacagcttcacaacacgtggggctaacttctgaacggtcagaatttctattcgagctctgtaggtgctgtttcagctgattttgtgaaccacccggtgtgggtgacgaatttagtatttgggtgatccaagagagtgtttctcttgagtttggtgatccaagggtttacccttgatgaaagacattgtataaccttcatagtggatcgttgattcggagttggtcccgtggtttttccccacattggggttttccacgtaaaattcttggtgttgttttactttactgcttgttggttgatttgattagttcctatctcgattacactagaaggggaggaagattaatcgctgcgttattgtttggttgagtacatccctaaccccaacaagtggtatcaaagcttcgggttagagaagtttgagttttttcggtgttttcgagatggaggagtctacaggatctatgttcaagttgaatgcaaccaactactctatatggaagtctcggatggaggatcttctattttgcagggatttgtacgatcccattgaaggggattccgcgaaacccaaagataaggatgacaaggcttgggaacgcacaaatcggaagactattggtttgattcggcagtggatagacaatagtatttatcatcatgttgctcaggagacaaatgcaaaagctttgtgggataaattgacaaatctctatgcgaggaagacaccgcaaaataaggcattcctcgtgaagaagctggttcatcttcgttttcaggatggaggtgatatggctgcgcacatgagtaatttccaggatattattaaccagttgacgaacctggagataatattacccgatgagttgcaggcttgtctacttttagggactctaccggataattgggacacactcgtggttgcattaagcaattctgcgccaaacgggaagctatcgttggccacggtgacagacagtttatttaatgaggagactagaaggaaaggcacgggaatttccattcagtctgaagctttagttactgaacaacgggggagaagtcaaagcagaaatttctcttccaagcatagtaactcacgtggcaaatcgaggggcagatcaaagtcgaagacgaggaaagtggtcacttgctatcactgtagaaaagagggacactacaaaagggagtgtagagctctgaagaaaaatcagaatggcaacggtgagagcaagaaggaagaaggcactacagcagtggcatgtgatggagagacctacatcatttgtgatgaagcttatgtgaatttcacatgtcaggactctacctgggttgcagatacaggtgcctcgtttcatgtcactcctcatcgggatttcttttcatcttacactaccggggactatggttatgtgagaatggggaatggacaatcatgcaagattgtcggtattggtgatgtctgtctagagaccgagcttggctgcaagttgtttttgaagaaggtgaggcatgttccagaaattcgccttaacctaatctcgacgggtcaacttcatgatgaaggctacagtaatgaattcagcaatgggagatggaagctctccaagggtttgttgattgtggcacggggtcagaagaccgacactctctacaggctgcgtgccaaacacaattccggtcaggttaatgttgctgaggattatcctatcgagctatggcataggagacttgggcatatcagcgagaaaggtattcaaattcttgctagaaagcagtctttgcccgttaaaggtatgcacttgagcacttgtgatcactgtttagctggtaagcagaggagagtttcttttgttagaagtcgtccctctagatgccatcatatacttgatcttgtgcatacagatgtttgttttatgtcggatagatctcttggtggtgctctctattttgtgacatttatagatgatcacaccaggaaagtttgggcttaccctatgagaactaaagatcaggtgactgagattttcaagaacttccatgtagcagtggaaagagaaataggcatgaagctgaaatgtgtcagagctgataatggtggtgagtatagaggtcctttcgagaactattgcaggactcacggtatcaaacttgagaagacggtaccgaagacaccacaacagaacgggcttgcagagagaatgaaccgcacaattgttgagagagttcgttgtatgctttctcaagcgaaactgtctaagcctttctagggcgaggcaatgaggtcagcggttgatcttattaatcttacaccgtcagttgcacttgatggagatgtaccccagcaggtgtggaccggcaagaaagtatcatacaagcatctcagagtattcgggtgcagggcatctgttcacattcctcgagatgaaagatcaaaacttgatgccaaggcaaaacagtgcatcttcttgggttatgcacatgaagagttcgggtacaggctttgggaccctgatagcaagaagatcatcaggagcagggatgttgtcttctttaAGGACCAaacaatcgaggatttgcaaaagttagagaaggccaaagtaggcaatcctcacgagatctttattcctgtaccggttgatgtagagcatccagtggaagaggtacctggtgagtatgaagaaaccacgactgggggtgagattcctcaggtagatgatgatgtgactacgaatgatacaggctcgcggttacagttagagcctgcagatctacctagacaatctgatagaataagacaaccatctacaagatatccgcctcatgagtatgtgctactgactgacgggggagaacctgagtgctatgatgaagctgtggcacatgagcacaaggagcactggttgaaggcgatgaatgaggagatgaactccttgtttgaaaatcacacgtatgacctagtgaagctaccgcaaggtaagagagcattgaagaacaaatgggtctacaggttgaagacagagaactcgcgacctcgatacaaagctcggctggtagtgaaaggtttcaaccagaagaaaggagttgacttcgaggagatcttctcgcctgttgtcaagatgtcatcgatccgagttgttctcgcactggcagctagtctaaatttggagatcgagcagctcgatgtaaaaacagctttcctacatggtgacttggaggaagaaatatatatggagcagcctgaaggattccgagttaaaggtaaggagcatttggtgtgcaggctgaggaagagcttgtatgggcttaagcaagcacctcggcagtggtataaaaagtttgactctttcatgttgagccatggctacacacggacaacttcagatcattgtgtgttcgtgaaacaattctcgaatggtgattttatcattttactgttatatgtggatgatatgctacttgttggtcatgatatgagcaagattacagagttgaagaaggagctcaacaagtcctttgccatgaaggatttgggaccggcaaagcagatccttgggatgcatatttctcgtgacagatcaagtggaaaactttggctttctcaagagaaatacatcgagaagattttggatcggttcaacatgggtaatgctaaaccagtttcatcaccacttgcttctcatttcaaacttagctcgaagcaatg from Punica granatum isolate Tunisia-2019 chromosome 2, ASM765513v2, whole genome shotgun sequence includes the following:
- the LOC116194371 gene encoding wall-associated receptor kinase-like 8; translation: MAELMSPQILLLLLMCSLQLEFPAVEAAGFPNTTLARHNCTPTCGTVTIPFPFGIGPGCFLDDWYEISCEVNNTVPRLKKLDLQVLNISLNEQKFFNTDSVITVDYPIIHSKSSCKRNDTRDPVSLQGSPFTFSSSSNKFLAVGCNSVAIMETDANSSFVGCKTHCAGANYTGMVSACDGFGCCQSMIPSDLQGFHVDLRPENSTILASSGDQDCQYGFLASNDWFQPNKTDVYALRDGDYGPVVLNWGILDSSLPKSLGLQLDWTVLSGDEPAECRTTSYVNKSTAPLIRCSCNDGFIGNPYLRDGCLDVNECELPEWQLPDWQTSCYPQKCVNIPGNYECSNGKRTVTSLIIGLSSSSGSLVLIFLAWWMYKLIKKRREAKLKEKFFKRNGGMILQQQLTSPDGNVEKSKLFNSKELEKATDYFNKDRILGKGGQGTVYKGMLTDGRIVAVKKSISIDEKNIEPFINEVVILSQINHRNIVKLLGCCLESEFPLLVYEFIPNGTLYEYLHDPEFPVSWEARLRIATEVASGLFYLHSSASIPIYHRDIKSSNILLDEKHRAKIADFGTSRSGSLDQTHVTTVVQGTFGYLDPEYFRSGQFTEKSDVYSFGIVLVELLTGQKPTASLLGENCIGLASSFVTAMEEDRLFEILDPPVRREGGEAEIIVVANLAKRCLNLKGRKRPSMKDIVIELEAIRNRSQPVSSLAQHQEKANHANPDELEGDDALSISRGSEADVGSVQLSDGHPFLSSDTW